Sequence from the Panicum virgatum strain AP13 chromosome 5N, P.virgatum_v5, whole genome shotgun sequence genome:
AGCCTCGCGTCAGAGATGACGAACCGATCCACCAAACCGGGCGGCGAAATCTGACTCCACATCACTATCGATCCAGCAACGGTTGCTCATCATCCAAAATCTTCTAACCCCCTTCCCCAAGCTTTCGTCAACCGTCAGCACGGCCCCCACTTCCGTTCAGAAGCTTCCGTGCAGCCGCCTGACCAAGGCGCGGTTTGACTTTGAATCATCAGGGTCTTGTTTAGTTTCCGTGTTAGGAAGTGCTAGGAaactttgaccgttaattatagtgtcaaataaagtcagtttacaaaatcaactccagAACCTCTGCGCTAGAAACCCAAAAGAAtttaatgaggcatttgactaTGTGATTAgatgatagttactgtagcatcaatatagttcatcatcgattaattactgccgttagattcgtcgcgaaaaattatatccatccctaaaaagattttacaattaaatttcatttagCACTTTATGcattgagattttttttttgagaaacgtGCATTCTAGAAATCTATAGTAACCAAACAAGACCCAGGTCTTGTGTTCCTATCGCGAGCTGCGAATAGTATTCTGTTCCGTCCCCATCGGTGCAGTGGCGCAGTAGACTTACTAGTAGTAGACTACTGGTAGTGGTTACGGCACCTGCGAATTGGGGGAGGAAGTTCGAGTGAAGGCGCGCGCCACGGTGGCATGCCATGGCAGGCGACGGCGTCGTCAACCCTGCCAACCGCGTGGCGTCGCGGCCTTAAAAGGCTTTGCGGGGAGAAGACCCGGAGGCCGTGCAGTTGCAGTTGCAGAGAGAGCTGAGAGGCGGTGAAGCAGAGACAAGAAGAAAGGCAGGCGCGCTCGGTTGGGAGCTTAACCGGATCGTGTCGAGTTGGATGGCGGGCGGGAGCGCGAGCAAGGTGCGGGAGTGGATGCGGAAGCGCATGGCGCCGAGGAGGAAGGCggccgggagcggcggcgacggcggcagtaGCGGCGATCGGCagacgccgccggcgtccgcgccgtcgtcgtcggagcgGAAGCTCCTGGCGGGCGCGGCCCCGCCGGCGCTGCGGTGGAGGAAGCCCCGCGGGAGCGCGCTGGCGGCGCTGTTCCGGTGGGCGGCGTACCacctgctgtggctggtggagTCCGTCGTGGTGGTGGCGCAGCTCGTGTTCTTCTTCGTGCGCTTCGGGTTCAGGCTCTGAAGAAGCTCTGCCTGGGTCGCGCAGTGCCGGGGATTTGTGGGGCGCCAACGGATCCAGCGATTCTTTCGTTTTTCTCTTCTCGTTTGTTTTTGTGCTCGCCACTTTTCGGTTTCCACCACCACAAGCTGTAGATAACTTGTTCTTGTGTTTTGGAGAATTTGTAAATTGCTCCTGTAATTGTCTTCACAAGGGACTGCTGTTTTCCCCCCCAATTCCATTGAGAATGTCCTTGCTCGTATATATTGTGTAATGTGATGACACGAGGGTGCCACGTCAGAATGCTCTTACGGTATtgcttaaaaaaaaagaaccgtCTTGCCGTGCTACTCGTCTCAGGATGACAGATTGCAGACGTCAAGGTTTTGCAATTCGGTCAGGTAGACCTAGAGTACTCTGCATTCCACGCAAACGGGGGCAATTTGCTTTGCGCAAATGGCTCGGTCCCCCCAGCCTGCCAGCAAGCGCAATCATCCTTTACTTATTCAATTCAACCTTCCCACAGTACTCGGTAGCATTCGTGCACCTAACATTTGTGAAGAATTGTCTACCAGCAAGCAGCAACTTCACAATCTGCCTAACTTAAGGGATTCCTCTCCGACTCGTCCGGTCAAACATACGCGCTCAATTCCCTGGATGGCTGCGCCCGGAGCCCTGCTTCCTTACCGTGCACCTGATGATCAGTCAGAACGATCACGAGAgctgttctttttcttttttcttataAGAAAGATCCACGAGAGTTTGGTGTGCACTTGCATCCGCGAGGTCCCTGTTCTTGCGATTGCTACCGGCCTGCGAGCACTAGCGTAGCTACTAGCTACTGTAGTAGGCATTACCACATTAGACATCAGGTCATCAGCCCCGCCCGGGGACGTGAAGTGGAGCACAAGTTCACGCCCGGTGTCGTACTGCCGCCGTGCCCCCAAAGGCTTCCCTGATGGACCTCCCCAGCCCAGCCTCCTCCTGCCATTGGTGCCGGGAGCGAATCGTTGATCTTCCAAGGCACCGCACCGGGTGCCCTGGTCCGAAAATGTAACGTGCCGCCAAACCTGCTAGCTCGCAAACCCCCAAATGCAGGGGAGCGTCCTGCTACGACGCCGTCGTGCTCCCGTCCTCCGCCTATAGAGTGTTCATCCAACGCCGCCTCCAACTCTTGGGCTTCCCCTGTGCTGCCTCCTCGACGATCCATCGCCCCAGACCAGACAGGCCAAGCTGGTGAGTGTTCTCCTCGCTTTTCACCCTTGACGAGCAAGCTCTAAACTAAAACTGGGCAAATGAACCGTGTCCACAGTGCATGCCTTGCAGTTCTGCTGTGGCTTGTCAAGATGATGGGCCATCGAACATGGGGGCCGGTCTGCATCCTTCTCTCCGTGCTCTCTGCGTCGACAGTGCTCGCGTCGTCGAGCAGCGATGGCCTGGTCCGTATCCCGCTGAAGAAGAGATCGATAATGGAGAGCATCTACGGCGAGCTTCTGCCCAAGACCGGCCCACTGGAGAACCAAGCCGCAACAGCGAGAGAGATCGATGATCCCGTGCGGGCAGCCATCGCGCAAGCTCGCGAGCGGGAGCACCAGATGCTAGCGGAGGCTGCGGCCATGGAGCGGAGGCGCCAGTACTACTGGAGctacggcgacggcagggggaacGGTAGCAgtttgcgcggcggcggcgtccagtCCGAACTTGTTCCGCTGAAAAACTTCCTGAACGCCCAGTACTTCGGGCAGATTGGGGTGGGCAGCCCGCCGCAGAACTTCACCGTCGTCTTCGACACCGGGAGCGCCAACCTTTGGGTCCCTTCCGCCAAGTgttatttctcggtatgtgcgGCGTATGCCTTTTGTTTTGCTGTTGTTCTTGCTTTCATTCTGGATGGTTATGCTTGGGGCAAATTGTTACTGACTTTGGTTGCTCTCGAAACAGCTTGCATGTCTCTTCCATCCCAAGTATGAATCAAGTCTGTCCAGCACTTACAAACCGAATGGTATGGTACTATATTTCAACCACCTTGGCCGCCCTccggcttttttttttttgggctcAGTCTGTAAAGTGGGACTTTGGCCACTGATTTCGGTCAAACTATTCAAATTTGCTTCAAAACCATTATAGCGTGATcatattttaaatataaatagttgcataaattgCAAATAGTAAAAATACATATAACTCCACTATATCTCGGTCAAACTATCCAAATTTGCTTCTCCAAAATTAGataagttttttattttttctaacagAGGTACTAATATTGCAATTGCCTTTTTAATTAACCTGCCGTAACTTTACCATTGCCGCTGGTCTGAGCTCAACATTTCTTTGCGGTGTTCAGGAACACCGGCTTCTATTCACTATGGAACAGGAGCAATTGCTGGTTTTTACAGCCAAGATCAGGTCACGGTTGGCAATCTAGTAGTTCAAAATCAGGTGCTTCATTTCTCATGTTGTTATTTATTATGGACTTCATTTCACATTTGAAATATACAGCACTGATTTTACTTTACTCAACTGTAACACCCAGGAATTCATCGAAGCTACTCATGAGCCTGGTTTCACCTTTTTATTAGCAAAATTTGATGGCATCCTTGGGCTTGGATTTCAGGAAATTTCAGTTGAAGGTTCGGTCCCAGTATGGTAAGGTAGTTCCGTAGTTGTTGTAGTTGTTAAGTTTGTACTAGTTTTTCTGTACCTTCCGGCTatctgtttttttatttaccacAACTAAGTGTGCCTTAGATTTGCTGCCAAGGATAAAAGTATATTTTGTCGAATCAAATGTAAAAAAAGTTTAACCACAATTAACTGACTAATACATTGGAGATTTGACACTAATTTTTCTTTCATGATTACAGTATTAATAACATTTTTTCCAAACAAATATTTGTGCTCAGTGGTTGTTCCGATGAAGCACTATGTTGTTCATGGAAGACTCCATCATGTACTTTGTCatatttttttttagataatggaaacgAGTTCCAGCCTCTGCAAAGTGTATATGgtcaaaagattattacaaaacaaAGACATCCACAGTCGATTTGGGGGAAAAATAATGGGAAAATGATCTAAACTAATCCTGAGGTTATGCTTCCACCCCGATTGGCTATTTCCAAGGCGACGGTCTCCAAAGCAAGACTCATCTTTCGGAATAGCACCTTCGTCATATCTTCATGCTGTAGGTGCACCCATAGGCGCAACCAGTAGGTCTCCCTGAAAATAGCTTGTATAAATAAAGAATACTTGGttttgttaaaaataatatcGTTACGACATCTCCAAATAGCCCAACACAATACAGCTGCCCCCACCAACATGACACGCCTCTCTTTGTCactaaaatttgagagccaatTCCCTAGCATATGGGAAACTGATCATGGCAGGGTTAACCCTATAGCTAAATAGACTATCCTCCAAACCTCCTTGGCATGGTGACAGTCAAAGAGGAGATGTACTTTGTCATATAGTTTGTAACTGAATATTTCTTGCAGTAAATTGTTTTATATGTAATTTGTGGCAATTGCTTCTGTAATGTCCAATCAGGTACAACatggtgaaccaaagactggtGCAAGAACCTGTTTTCTCATTCTGGTTAAATCGAAACCCAATCGATGGGGACGGAGGTGAAATTGTGTTTGGAG
This genomic interval carries:
- the LOC120673321 gene encoding uncharacterized protein LOC120673321; the protein is MAGGSASKVREWMRKRMAPRRKAAGSGGDGGSSGDRQTPPASAPSSSERKLLAGAAPPALRWRKPRGSALAALFRWAAYHLLWLVESVVVVAQLVFFFVRFGFRL
- the LOC120673319 gene encoding aspartic proteinase oryzasin-1-like, coding for MMGHRTWGPVCILLSVLSASTVLASSSSDGLVRIPLKKRSIMESIYGELLPKTGPLENQAATAREIDDPVRAAIAQAREREHQMLAEAAAMERRRQYYWSYGDGRGNGSSLRGGGVQSELVPLKNFLNAQYFGQIGVGSPPQNFTVVFDTGSANLWVPSAKCYFSLACLFHPKYESSLSSTYKPNGTPASIHYGTGAIAGFYSQDQVTVGNLVVQNQEFIEATHEPGFTFLLAKFDGILGLGFQEISVEGSVPVWYNMVNQRLVQEPVFSFWLNRNPIDGDGGEIVFGGADPQHYKGSHTYTRVTRKAYWQFEMGDFLIGGKSTGICVDGCAAIADSGTSLIAGPLVAIAQIHEQIGAAGVVNHECKQVVAGYGQQMLELLKAQTPPAQVCSKIGVCTFDGKHGVSAGIESEAGSVDGMSDAICNACEMIVSWMQSELNSNKTKEGTLEYVHRLCGNMPDPVGSHVDCRHVDSLQTVAFSIGGRAFELRPEQYILKVGEGFMAHCISGFSALDIPPPIGPLWILGDVFMGAYHTIFDYGKMRVGFADSA